In the Oncorhynchus tshawytscha isolate Ot180627B linkage group LG17, Otsh_v2.0, whole genome shotgun sequence genome, one interval contains:
- the LOC112216893 gene encoding metallophosphoesterase domain-containing protein 1 codes for MAFTLSEIMAARRQQQSQAQRAAGRVAVEVDEYSTNPTQAFTFYNINQGRFQPPHVHMVDPLPHDTPKPPGYTRFVCISDTHSRTDAIQMPYGDVFIHAGDFTELGLPSEVKKFNDWLGTLPYDIKIVIAGNHELTFDQEFMADLIKQDFYYFPSASKLKPENYENVQSLLTNCIYLQDSEVTVRGFRIYGSPWQPWYYGWGFNLPRGQALLDKWNQIPDSTDILVTHCPPLGFLDWVPKKMQRVGCMELLNTVQRRVQPKLHVFGHIHEGYGMMTDGTTTFVNASACTVNFQPMNPPIVFDLPNPTRTT; via the exons ATGGCCTTCACCCTGTCAGAGATCATGGCtgcacggcggcagcagcagtcCCAGGCCCAGCGGGCGGCAGGCAGGGTGGCCGTGGAGGTGGATGAATACAGCACCAACCCCACCCAGGCCTTCACCTTCTACAACATCAACCAGGGACGCTTCCAGCCCCCGCACGTACACAT GGTGGACCCCCTGCCCCATGACACTCCCAAGCCGCCAGGTTACACCCGTTTTGTGTGTATCTCAGACACCCACTCCCGTACGGACGCCATTCAGATGCCTTACGGTGACGTGTTCATCCATGCTGGAGacttcacagagctgggcttGCCCTCTGAGGTCAAGAAGTTCAACGATTGGCTAG gcACCTTGCCCTACGACATAAAGATAGTGATTGCGGGGAACCATGAGTTGACCTTTGACCAGGAGTTCATGGCTGACCTGATCAAGCAGGACTTCTACTACTTCCCATCAGCCTCCAAGTTGAAACCAGAGAACTATGAGAACGTCCAGTCCCTGCTCACCAACTGTATCTACCTGCAGGACTCAGAGGTCACCGTACGCGGCTTCCGCATCTATGGCTCCCCCTG gCAGCCATGGTACTATGGCTGGGGGTTCAACCTGCCAAGAGGTCAGGCTCTGCTGGACAAGTGGAACCAGATCCCCGACTCCACCGACATACTGGTCACACACTGCCCCCCACTGG gGTTCCTGGACTGGGTTCCTAAGAAGATGCAGCGGGTGGGCTGTATGGAGCTGCTCAACACTGTCCAGAGGAGAGTACAGCCCAAGCTGCACGTGTTCGGACACATCCacgaag gTTATGGTATGATGACTGACGGCACCACCACGTTCGTCAACGCCTCGGCCTGCACCGTCAACTTCCAGCCCATGAACCCGCCCATCGTCTTCGACCTGCCCAATCCCACCAGGACCACATGA